The Micromonospora sp. WMMD961 genome has a segment encoding these proteins:
- a CDS encoding DUF3883 domain-containing protein has protein sequence MATDLTTHAERLLAVGLAKQTRSIVLAPPLAGIASIANSATLRHIARVLLTYDEPSWLRLAVSPHRVSREYIPTNVLRDLEWLDPELDDILLDVVRSVSPSRESEFAKRMGDAAEAVILAALRADGRNPTHVAPISDTFGYDIECSGPPALRVEVKGCSVNSRGTFHLSRNEYNKSVVYGDEWILTQVVFKSEAFVASVLKPAHIAGVFEVSAQDVASVVPSDTTEFTWTESAVITPLPTAWRPVSFSLADFTMPGLAR, from the coding sequence GTGGCCACGGATTTGACAACGCATGCGGAGCGCCTGCTGGCGGTCGGGCTCGCCAAGCAAACCAGGTCGATTGTTCTAGCGCCTCCGCTCGCCGGGATCGCGAGCATAGCTAACAGTGCAACCTTGCGTCATATTGCCCGGGTGCTGTTGACCTACGACGAGCCTTCCTGGCTGCGCCTCGCGGTGTCGCCCCACCGCGTTTCCCGCGAGTACATCCCTACAAATGTCTTGCGCGACTTGGAATGGCTTGATCCCGAGCTTGACGACATACTTCTGGACGTCGTCCGCTCAGTGAGCCCTTCCCGTGAGTCCGAGTTCGCTAAGCGAATGGGCGATGCCGCCGAGGCGGTTATCCTGGCGGCGCTGCGAGCCGACGGCCGGAATCCCACCCACGTGGCGCCCATCTCCGATACATTTGGCTATGACATCGAGTGCAGCGGCCCGCCCGCGCTTCGCGTCGAGGTCAAAGGTTGCAGCGTCAACAGCCGCGGCACTTTTCACTTGAGCCGTAATGAGTACAACAAAAGCGTCGTTTATGGTGACGAGTGGATTCTCACTCAGGTCGTCTTCAAAAGCGAGGCTTTTGTCGCGTCGGTTCTTAAACCAGCGCATATCGCTGGCGTCTTCGAGGTCAGCGCTCAGGATGTCGCTTCGGTGGTTCCATCGGATACTACTGAGTTTACATGGACCGAGTCGGCGGTGATCACCCCACTGCCTACTGCGTGGCGTCCAGTCTCCTTTTCCCTCGCTGACTTCACCATGCCAGGCCTCGCACGCTGA